A DNA window from Lujinxingia litoralis contains the following coding sequences:
- a CDS encoding LNS2 domain-containing protein — protein MKTCVESTLWSRATAILALSAMLGACGPSEASQAPWNDDVGNEDVGEPDGKGDHVGDGGSNDAGEGDVDPGASLPVHVFCDQAPLPQFGEDDTVDWENFSSRAIAALSDWHSAQDVITHPAREAVLTGKFTYGPTSKDLQGERIEVWMDDCSGEYVRVGEGLTDSDGRVALTMAPDVLPPVGAYALYLRVMGDNTYTRSMMRVLPQGTKLLVFDIDATLTTSDTELFADIFNDLFEPIFDGDYVPEARAGATDITQVRHGEHGYQLVYMTGRPYWLTAQSREWLIDQGMAPGHLRLTSSNSESMPTEGGVGTYKAEFLAYLQGLGFEVTVAYGNATTDIYAYAQAGVPLDRTYILGAHGGEEGTVALGEDYLTHLQDIQGEVAVEQPFTWGP, from the coding sequence ATGAAGACATGTGTTGAATCTACTCTCTGGTCGCGCGCGACCGCGATACTGGCGCTTTCGGCGATGCTTGGCGCCTGTGGTCCGTCCGAAGCTTCTCAGGCCCCCTGGAACGACGACGTCGGGAACGAAGATGTCGGCGAGCCGGATGGGAAAGGCGACCATGTTGGGGATGGAGGGTCGAACGATGCCGGCGAGGGGGACGTTGACCCGGGCGCCTCGCTGCCGGTCCATGTGTTTTGTGACCAGGCGCCCCTGCCGCAGTTTGGGGAAGATGACACTGTGGACTGGGAGAACTTCTCGAGTCGTGCCATCGCCGCGCTCAGTGACTGGCATAGCGCGCAGGATGTGATCACGCATCCGGCGCGTGAGGCTGTGCTCACCGGCAAGTTCACCTACGGTCCGACCAGCAAAGACCTGCAGGGCGAGCGGATCGAGGTGTGGATGGACGACTGCTCCGGGGAGTACGTGCGTGTGGGAGAGGGGCTCACCGATAGTGATGGGCGAGTGGCGTTGACGATGGCGCCGGATGTGCTGCCGCCGGTGGGAGCGTACGCGCTCTACCTGCGGGTGATGGGCGATAATACGTACACTCGCTCGATGATGCGGGTTCTGCCGCAGGGCACGAAGCTTCTGGTCTTTGATATCGACGCGACGCTGACGACCTCGGATACCGAGCTCTTTGCCGACATCTTCAATGATCTCTTTGAGCCGATTTTCGACGGCGATTACGTGCCGGAGGCTCGCGCCGGAGCGACGGATATCACCCAGGTGCGCCACGGTGAGCACGGCTATCAGCTGGTGTACATGACCGGTCGGCCCTACTGGCTGACCGCGCAGAGCCGGGAGTGGTTGATCGATCAGGGGATGGCGCCGGGGCATCTTCGCCTGACCAGCTCGAACTCCGAGTCGATGCCGACCGAAGGTGGGGTGGGAACGTACAAAGCGGAGTTTCTGGCGTACCTGCAGGGGCTCGGATTTGAGGTGACGGTGGCCTATGGCAACGCGACCACCGACATTTACGCCTACGCGCAGGCCGGGGTGCCGCTTGACCGCACCTATATTCTCGGTGCCCATGGTGGCGAGGAGGGAACGGTCGCGCTTGGTGAGGACTACCTGACCCATCTTCAGGACATTCAGGGCGAAGTCGCCGTGGAACAGCCCTTTACCTGGGGCCCCTGA
- the arsC gene encoding arsenate reductase (glutaredoxin) (This arsenate reductase requires both glutathione and glutaredoxin to convert arsenate to arsenite, after which the efflux transporter formed by ArsA and ArsB can extrude the arsenite from the cell, providing resistance.), with translation MTLKLTIWHNPRCSKSRQTLQLLEEHGAELTVRRYLDDPPSVDELRHALTLLGIDAAGLVRRKEALFKELDLKDAADDALIEAMATHPKLIERPLVLSEGDAAIGRPPEDVLRLL, from the coding sequence ATGACCCTGAAACTGACCATCTGGCACAATCCCCGGTGCAGCAAATCTCGCCAGACCCTGCAACTCCTCGAAGAGCACGGCGCCGAGCTTACGGTACGCCGCTACCTCGACGATCCCCCCTCAGTCGACGAACTCCGCCACGCGCTGACCCTGCTCGGCATCGACGCCGCGGGACTGGTCCGCCGCAAAGAAGCGCTCTTTAAGGAACTCGACCTCAAAGACGCCGCCGACGACGCTCTCATCGAAGCCATGGCAACGCACCCCAAACTCATTGAGCGCCCCCTCGTCCTCAGCGAAGGCGACGCCGCCATCGGCCGCCCCCCCGAAGACGTCCTGCGTCTCCTCTGA
- a CDS encoding PhnA domain-containing protein → MTQSDLLQRANHACELCGATDDLAPLAVAPYADESLDHNALCCATCRAQINGDSDLDSKHWFCLQESIWSEHAPVQVLGYRLLHRLSAEPWAGDLLAQAYLADDVLQWARDGLHATDDDAPRTLDSNGTELQEGDAVTLIKDLDVKGTSFTAKRGTLVKNIHLTGDPAYVEGRVNGTVIVLKTEFLKRAS, encoded by the coding sequence ATGACTCAAAGCGATCTTCTCCAACGCGCCAATCACGCCTGCGAACTCTGCGGCGCCACCGACGACCTGGCCCCCCTGGCCGTAGCCCCCTACGCCGATGAGAGCCTGGATCATAACGCGCTGTGCTGCGCTACCTGTCGCGCCCAGATCAACGGCGACAGCGACCTCGACTCAAAGCACTGGTTCTGCCTTCAGGAATCCATCTGGAGCGAACATGCCCCGGTACAGGTCCTCGGCTACCGCCTGCTCCACCGTCTGAGCGCGGAGCCCTGGGCCGGCGATCTTCTGGCTCAGGCCTACCTGGCCGACGACGTGCTCCAGTGGGCTCGCGATGGTCTCCACGCCACCGACGACGATGCCCCCCGCACGCTCGACAGCAACGGCACCGAGCTCCAGGAAGGCGACGCGGTCACCCTGATCAAAGACCTCGACGTCAAGGGCACCTCCTTCACCGCCAAGCGTGGCACGCTCGTCAAGAACATCCACCTCACCGGCGACCCGGCCTACGTCGAAGGACGAGTCAACGGCACGGTCATCGTGCTCAAAACCGAGTTTCTCAAACGCGCCTCCTGA
- a CDS encoding inorganic pyrophosphatase, whose product MSKHPKFHPFRPHPWHGLTAGDDAPNVVNAYIEMTPFDSVKYEIDKETGYLCLDRPQRFSSQLPTLYGFIPRTYCADRVGELALTTDEGDLDPLDICVLSERPITRAELLVSCRVIGGLHMIDHGEADDKIVAVLENDTVWADARDITDVPEVFIERLRHYFLTYKMVPGETTSNVQVDTIYGAEHAHKLVRAAMADYQDHFGE is encoded by the coding sequence ATGAGCAAGCACCCCAAGTTTCACCCATTCCGCCCCCACCCCTGGCACGGCCTCACCGCAGGAGACGACGCCCCCAACGTCGTCAACGCCTACATCGAGATGACTCCTTTCGATTCGGTCAAATACGAAATCGACAAGGAGACCGGCTACCTCTGCCTGGATCGTCCGCAGCGCTTCTCCTCCCAGCTCCCGACCCTCTACGGCTTCATCCCCCGCACGTACTGCGCCGACCGCGTCGGCGAGCTTGCGCTGACCACCGATGAAGGCGACCTCGATCCCCTGGACATCTGCGTGCTCAGCGAGCGCCCGATCACCCGCGCCGAGCTCCTGGTGAGCTGCCGGGTCATCGGCGGGCTGCACATGATCGACCACGGCGAGGCCGACGACAAAATCGTGGCCGTGCTGGAGAACGACACCGTCTGGGCCGACGCCCGAGACATCACCGATGTCCCGGAAGTGTTCATCGAGCGCTTGCGCCATTATTTCCTGACCTACAAAATGGTGCCTGGCGAAACGACATCCAACGTTCAGGTCGACACGATCTACGGCGCGGAGCATGCCCATAAGCTCGTGCGCGCGGCGATGGCCGACTACCAGGACCACTTTGGCGAATAA
- a CDS encoding HAD-IG family 5'-nucleotidase — protein MTFGIFEAYPEVSPQRGVFCNRTLNLRSIKAVGYDMDYTLVHYHVDAWEGRAYEHIKLRLLAEGWPVEDLHFDPNWVTRGLVIDLKLGNLVKANRFGYVWRAAHGTEIIPYAEMRDAYTRTLVDLNDHQRWVFLNTFFSISAGVMYAQLVDLLDRGVLPEVLGYVDLYGRVQDVLDAAHIEGELKAEIMAHPEVYVDRDPEVPLTLLDQRNAGKKLILITNSEWSYTHFMMAYTIDPYLPEGMTWRDIFDLVVVSARKPAFFSGSAPIFEVVNDEGLLKPWVGQLEEGRAYLGGSASDIEGALGFSGDEILYVGDHLFADVNVTKSVLRWRTALVMRELENELHAIEQCAENQVEIRKMMLEKVKYEDAFSIRRLALQRLRQGYGPQPEVSAETLETEMAELREKIVDLDTRLAPLVMDDGVAFNASWGYLMRTGNDKSHLTRQVERYADIYTSRVSNLLRYSPFMFFRAPRGSVPHDPGNP, from the coding sequence ATGACTTTCGGAATCTTTGAAGCATACCCTGAAGTCTCTCCCCAACGTGGTGTTTTCTGTAACCGCACGCTCAACCTGCGCTCGATCAAGGCCGTGGGATACGACATGGACTACACCCTGGTCCATTACCACGTCGACGCCTGGGAAGGTCGAGCCTACGAACACATCAAGCTGCGCCTGCTGGCCGAAGGCTGGCCGGTGGAAGACCTCCACTTTGATCCGAACTGGGTCACTCGTGGGCTGGTCATCGACCTGAAATTGGGCAACCTGGTCAAGGCCAACCGCTTTGGCTACGTCTGGCGCGCGGCCCACGGCACCGAAATCATCCCCTACGCCGAGATGCGCGACGCCTACACCCGTACCCTGGTCGACCTCAACGACCATCAGCGCTGGGTCTTTCTCAACACCTTCTTCTCGATCTCTGCCGGGGTGATGTACGCCCAGCTCGTCGACCTGCTCGACCGCGGCGTGCTCCCCGAAGTGCTCGGCTACGTCGACCTCTACGGACGTGTCCAGGACGTCCTGGATGCGGCCCACATCGAAGGGGAGCTCAAAGCCGAGATCATGGCCCACCCCGAGGTCTACGTCGATCGCGACCCGGAAGTGCCGCTGACTCTCCTCGACCAGCGCAACGCCGGCAAGAAGCTCATCCTGATCACCAACTCCGAGTGGTCCTACACACACTTTATGATGGCCTACACCATCGATCCCTACCTGCCCGAGGGCATGACCTGGCGAGACATCTTCGACCTGGTGGTCGTCTCAGCCCGCAAACCGGCCTTTTTCTCCGGTTCCGCTCCCATCTTCGAGGTGGTCAACGACGAGGGGCTCCTCAAACCCTGGGTGGGCCAACTCGAAGAAGGCCGTGCCTATCTGGGCGGAAGCGCCTCCGACATTGAGGGCGCCCTGGGCTTCTCCGGCGACGAAATTCTTTACGTCGGCGACCATCTCTTCGCCGACGTCAACGTCACCAAAAGTGTGCTGCGATGGCGCACCGCTCTTGTGATGCGCGAGCTGGAGAACGAACTCCACGCCATTGAGCAATGCGCGGAGAACCAGGTTGAGATTCGAAAAATGATGCTGGAAAAGGTCAAATACGAAGACGCTTTCTCCATCCGACGGCTCGCCCTGCAGCGACTGCGCCAGGGCTACGGCCCCCAGCCCGAGGTCAGCGCCGAAACGCTGGAGACGGAGATGGCTGAGCTTCGAGAAAAGATCGTCGACCTGGACACCCGACTCGCCCCCCTTGTCATGGACGATGGCGTGGCCTTTAACGCCAGCTGGGGCTACCTGATGCGCACCGGAAACGACAAAAGCCATCTGACCCGCCAGGTGGAGCGCTACGCAGACATCTACACCTCCCGCGTCTCCAACCTCCTGCGCTACTCACCCTTTATGTTTTTCCGGGCGCCACGGGGCAGCGTCCCTCACGACCCGGGCAACCCCTGA
- a CDS encoding SDR family NAD(P)-dependent oxidoreductase, with protein sequence MGREVFRDKVVWITGGGSGIGAALAREFGSRGAKVAVSGRRRPRLEAIVQELEAAGVDAFAVCCDVTRVTDIEASVEAVVERFGGLDVAVANAGFSVGGRFEDLSASEWRRQFETNVIGAAMTLRYALPHLRKTRGRAVIMGSVTGTLGLPSNAPYCASKFAVRGMAQALGAELAGSGVSCTLLQPGFVESDIARVDNKNQLREDWKDWRPAQLMWPADRAACKMVEAVAARKREAVITGHGKIATFLAYHSPGLTQRVLARAGGKVRQKHAGVVGEGQG encoded by the coding sequence ATGGGAAGAGAAGTCTTTCGCGATAAGGTGGTGTGGATCACCGGTGGTGGCAGCGGTATCGGGGCGGCGTTGGCTCGCGAGTTTGGTTCACGCGGCGCAAAGGTTGCGGTGAGCGGTCGGCGCCGGCCTCGGCTGGAGGCGATTGTGCAGGAGCTGGAGGCCGCCGGGGTGGATGCCTTCGCGGTCTGCTGCGATGTGACCCGGGTCACCGACATCGAGGCTTCGGTGGAGGCAGTGGTGGAGCGCTTCGGAGGGCTTGATGTGGCGGTTGCCAACGCCGGCTTTTCGGTCGGCGGGCGGTTTGAAGACTTGAGCGCTTCGGAGTGGCGTCGCCAGTTTGAGACCAACGTGATCGGCGCGGCGATGACGCTTCGCTACGCGTTGCCGCATTTGCGCAAGACCCGCGGGCGTGCGGTGATCATGGGTAGTGTCACCGGCACGCTGGGGCTTCCGAGCAATGCTCCTTATTGCGCATCGAAGTTCGCTGTGCGGGGTATGGCCCAGGCGCTGGGCGCCGAGCTCGCCGGAAGCGGTGTGAGCTGCACCTTGCTGCAGCCCGGCTTTGTCGAGAGTGATATCGCCCGGGTCGACAACAAAAATCAGCTGCGCGAGGACTGGAAAGACTGGCGTCCCGCACAGCTGATGTGGCCCGCCGACCGGGCGGCCTGCAAGATGGTGGAGGCGGTTGCGGCGCGTAAACGGGAGGCTGTGATCACCGGTCACGGTAAGATCGCGACCTTTCTGGCGTATCACAGCCCCGGCCTCACCCAACGTGTGCTTGCCCGTGCCGGAGGGAAGGTGCGTCAGAAGCATGCGGGCGTGGTCGGGGAGGGCCAGGGCTGA